The window CGGGGCCCTGGCTCATTGGGCGGCGATACGCCGGGGGCGGGCCTAAACCTTTCGCGCTGGATCCGGACAAATCGAAGGGCAGCGCGCCCGTGCGCGCGGAACTCGTATGAGACGGGGGAGCGCGACGAGACGGGGAAGTGCGGACGAACGTCGCGAGGAGGGAAGCGACACCCGCTCACGGGGCGCGGATCGACGCGCGGGGTCGCGAGCGGCCGAAGAGCAGGCGGTCACCGACGACGATCAAGAGCCGTCGTCCGCGCTGGCCCGCCCGATCGAGCCGGCCAGCGCGAGCAGGAACCCGAGCCCGTACTGGACGTCGGGGTCTCGCGACCGCTTGAGCAGTCCGACCGCGCCGACGCGCTCGGGCTCCTCGCCGGCGGCCTCGCCGACGCCCGAGAGCAGCGTTTCGAGGCCGTCGCGGACGTCGTCGTCGCCGGCGGTCTGGGCCACCTCGCCGAGCGCCGATCCCGTGCCCGCCAGCGAGCGGACCATCTCGTCGTCCAGCGCGCTCGTGAGCAGCGAGAGGACGTCCGCGACCTCGACCAGTTCGTCGAGCGTGCCCGTCCGCTGGAGGACGAGCAGGGATTCGAGCGCCCCCTGGAGCTCCTCGCCGTTGTCTCCGACGGTCGCGGCCAGTTCGACGGTCTCCTCGGTCGCGAGTCCGTCTGCGGACTCCACGAGCGTCGATCCCGTGCCCGCCAACGAGCGGACCATCTCGTCGTCCAGCGCGCTCTCGCCGAGCGCGAGGACGTCCAGCAGTTCGTTGACCGCGTCGAGGCGGCGGACGAACGCGGCGACGGCCTCGGGGTTCTCGGCGATCGCGGTTTCGAGGTCGGCGCCTTCGAGCGCCGCGGCTTCCGCGTCGCCGTCGGCCGGCGCGTCACCGTCGGCGGCGTGCCCGTCCTCGGACATCGTCAGAGCAACCCCCGTGCGGTGAGCCAGTAGGACTCGTTGTACGCGAGTTTCGACCAGTGCAGTTTCTGGGAGGGCGGCGCCGGCGACGGCGGGTTCTCGTAGTCGAACTCGACGAACGAGGCCGCGTCCATCCCGGTCTCGATGAAGCAGAGCGTCTTGCCGTCGTACGTCGCCGTCGCGGGGCGACCGCGGACCTCGCTCGCGAGGCGCTGTCCGACGACGCCGGCCTGGTAGTGGGCGACGCTGCCGGCGTTCGGGACGCCGGTGTCCGCCGTGTCGCCGAGCGCGTAGACGTTCTCGGCGGCCTCTGCCTCTAAGGTGTGCTTGTCGACG is drawn from Halobellus limi and contains these coding sequences:
- a CDS encoding DUF1641 domain-containing protein; amino-acid sequence: MSEDGHAADGDAPADGDAEAAALEGADLETAIAENPEAVAAFVRRLDAVNELLDVLALGESALDDEMVRSLAGTGSTLVESADGLATEETVELAATVGDNGEELQGALESLLVLQRTGTLDELVEVADVLSLLTSALDDEMVRSLAGTGSALGEVAQTAGDDDVRDGLETLLSGVGEAAGEEPERVGAVGLLKRSRDPDVQYGLGFLLALAGSIGRASADDGS